Proteins from a genomic interval of Oncorhynchus kisutch isolate 150728-3 linkage group LG28, Okis_V2, whole genome shotgun sequence:
- the cytl1 gene encoding cytokine-like protein 1 isoform X1, with the protein MNVLIVCQNEKHCRCDRSARTPSSRVSQRECSQVYSPSRYTFYEPISSQQACYSKSQEVEPHNINKDFRRCMAHIPHLYLDVHNACIMPKMRQYVFLVDGLRELRCAYTRKVRVVGLEVRQLHMIMSQRCHGELVFTTDDCAALDRPPMSWSRK; encoded by the exons ATGAATGTCCTTATTGTGTGCCAAAATGAAAAACACTGTCGATGTGATCGAAGCGCTAGAACACCCTCCTCGCGCGTCTCGCAACGTGAATGTAGCCAAGTCTACTCACCCTCGCGGTATACATTTTATGAGCCAATTTCTTCTCAG CAGGCATGTTACTCCAAAAGCCAGGAGGTGGAACCACATAACATTAACAAAGACTTT AGGCGTTGCATGGCGCACATCCCACATCTCTACCTAGATGTGCAT AACGCTTGCATCATGCCGAAGATGAGGCAGTACGTCTTTCTGGTGGACGGCTTGCGTGAACTGCGCTGTGCTTACACCAGGAAAGTGCGGGTGGTGGGTCTCGAGGTCAGGCAACTGCACATGATCATGTCCCAGAGGTGTCACGGG GAGCTGGTGTTCACCACCGATGACTGTGCAGCCTTGGACCGCCCGCCGATGAGCTGGAGCCGGAAATGA
- the cytl1 gene encoding cytokine-like protein 1 isoform X2, whose product MAILGHTLLALSLVALVLCYPNPPTCYTKVLSMARDLTHQAAMIKMEPETRRCMAHIPHLYLDVHNACIMPKMRQYVFLVDGLRELRCAYTRKVRVVGLEVRQLHMIMSQRCHGELVFTTDDCAALDRPPMSWSRK is encoded by the exons ATGGCCATTTTAGGACACACACTACTAGCACTTTCACTGGTAGCACTGGTCCTATGCTACCCTAACCCACCGACATGCTACACTAAGGTGTTGAGTATGGCTCGAGACCTAACCCATCAGGCAGCGATGATCAAGATGGAACCTGAAACT AGGCGTTGCATGGCGCACATCCCACATCTCTACCTAGATGTGCAT AACGCTTGCATCATGCCGAAGATGAGGCAGTACGTCTTTCTGGTGGACGGCTTGCGTGAACTGCGCTGTGCTTACACCAGGAAAGTGCGGGTGGTGGGTCTCGAGGTCAGGCAACTGCACATGATCATGTCCCAGAGGTGTCACGGG GAGCTGGTGTTCACCACCGATGACTGTGCAGCCTTGGACCGCCCGCCGATGAGCTGGAGCCGGAAATGA